The Sinomicrobium kalidii region GGTCAGATGCCCGATCTGCCGATAGCTGATTTGCACGAGCGATAACACCTCCCAGGGAATCGGCAATATTTAATTCGTTTTGAAGATCAGATCTGAACATTTTGTTTTTGTAAGCCAGTGTGCCAATACTTCCTAAAATTGCAATGCCCAGTGCTCCACCCAATTCTGAGCTTGTTTCAGACATTGAAGAGGCCAGGCCGGCTTGCTCAGGCGGGGCACTTCCCACAATGGCATCTGTCACCAATGTAAAGACCAATGCAATCCCAAGAGAAAAGATGGTAAAACCGCTTACTATAAAAAACAGATCAAAGCTGCCTCCGAGAAAAAGCAGTAATCCAAAACCCAGAGCAGCCAGGACGAATCCCGCAGTCATGATAAACACAGGCTTGAATTTAGTGGTCAGATATTGGGTGGTGAGTGCACCGATGATAAACCCGATCCCTGAAGAAATGCCCCATAAACCTGCTTCGAATGCGGAAAAGTCCATGACCAGTTGAAAATATTGTGCAATAAATAAAAACATCCCGAAAAGCATAAATGCGGCCAGGAGGTTCAGGCTTAAAGAAGTAGAAAATTTTCGGTTTTCAAATAGCTTTAAGTCGATAAAGGGATTATCCAATCTCTGTTGCCGTCGTATAAACAGCCAGCCAATCAGTATGCCGAGTAGTATAAAAAAAACCGGCTGAAAGTGAAGCCCTTCCGTTACAGCCATCTTGATGCCAAATACTGCGGACAAAATAGCAGTCAATGACATTAGGGCACTGATGAGATCCATTTTCCCCGGATTGGGATCTTTAAACTCAGGAAGCAGGAACGGACCCAAAATCAATAATAGGATCATTATTGGAATAGCAACCAGAAAGACAGCTCCCCACCAGTAAAATTCCAGTATGATACCACCGATCACTGGACCTATGGCACCACCGATGGAAAAGCTGGTAATCCATACTCCGATAGCCAGGGTTCGCTGTTTTGGGTCTTCAAACATGCTTCTAATGAGGGATAG contains the following coding sequences:
- a CDS encoding MFS transporter: MKKEIAVKKAGTKEWIGLAIIALPCMLYSMDLTILNLAVPKLSEDLQPTSAQLLWIVDIYGFVIAGLMIPLGALGDRIGRKKLLLIGAAVFGLASVLAAFSNSANSLIASRAILGVAGATLAPSTLSLIRSMFEDPKQRTLAIGVWITSFSIGGAIGPVIGGIILEFYWWGAVFLVAIPIMILLLILGPFLLPEFKDPNPGKMDLISALMSLTAILSAVFGIKMAVTEGLHFQPVFFILLGILIGWLFIRRQQRLDNPFIDLKLFENRKFSTSLSLNLLAAFMLFGMFLFIAQYFQLVMDFSAFEAGLWGISSGIGFIIGALTTQYLTTKFKPVFIMTAGFVLAALGFGLLLFLGGSFDLFFIVSGFTIFSLGIALVFTLVTDAIVGSAPPEQAGLASSMSETSSELGGALGIAILGSIGTLAYKNKMFRSDLQNELNIADSLGGVIARANQLSADRASDLIVLAKEAFTNGMHWTAGISVILSLTLAFLCLNSLRKVKPI